The following proteins are co-located in the Calliphora vicina chromosome 2, idCalVici1.1, whole genome shotgun sequence genome:
- the LOC135951516 gene encoding cytosol aminopeptidase-like translates to MLAMHLKKSLTRSVESLTKISKILCKRNYASAEDPRVTKGLVIGVFQKEGDKDPKLTSSGEKFDDRVQGKVSELVKECNITGQLGRGKIFNNIDQEYRSVAVIGLGREGAGFNELEMIDEGMENARVAAGVGARTLQMQGCSEVFIDSMEYPEQAAEGSALAIWRYNDNKQKKNRTMVPKLELYDSPDVDAWTRGLFKAEAQNLARRLSDAPANQMTPTTFAQATVDALCPCGVTVEIRTMEWIEQQHLNSFLTIAKGSCEPPVLLEINYCGTAPEDKPVLLLGKGMTFNSGGICLRSSKNMDEYRGAMAGAAVCVAAIRAAAALSLPINISAVIPLCENMPSGMACKPGDVVTLLNGRTLAIRDTDKAGVVLMADPLLYAQTTYKPRLVVDIATLGKGVVKGLGGGATGIFSNSHYIWKQFQKAGSLTGDRMWRFPLWSYYKKLVTNNISFDISNNGVGPASSCLGAAILHEFVPCVDWAHLDIRGVGMLTRFGTIPYLLKDRMTGRPTRTLIQFLYQMACPDAQAK, encoded by the exons ATGCTAGCAATGCATTTAAAGAAATCGTTAACGAGATCTGTTGagagtttaacaaaaatttcaaaaattctgtgCAAACGAAACTATGCTTCAGCGGAAGATCCAAGAGTAACG AAAGGCCTAGTTATTGGCGTTTTCCAAAAGGAAGGCGATAAGGATCCCAAATTAACTTCAAGTGGCGAGAAATTTGATGATCGCGTTCAGGGAAAAGTCTCAGAATTAGTGAAAGA ATGCAACATCACCGGCCAATTGGGTAGAggaaaaattttcaacaatataGATCAAGAATATCGATCAGTGGCTGTAATTGGTTTGGGGCGCGAGGGAGCTGGCTTTAATGAATTGGAAATGATTGATGAAGGAATG gaAAATGCTCGTGTGGCTGCTGGTGTTGGGGCTCGCACTCTACAAATGCAGGGCTGCTCAGAAGTTTTCATTGACTCTATGGAATATCCCGAACAAGCAGCCGAGGGTAGCGCCTTGGCAATATGGCGTTACAATGacaataaacagaaaaaaaatcgcACGATGGTGCCAAAATTGGAATTATATGATTCTCCAGATGTTGATGCCTGGACTCGGGGGCTTTTTAAGGCGGAGGCACAAAATTTAGCACGACGCTTAAGTGATGCTCCTGCTAATCAAATGACACCAACAACATTTGCCCAGGCCACTGTAGATGCTTTGTGTCCATGTGGTGTGACTGTTGAGATACGTACAATGGAATGGATAGAACAGCAACATTTAAATTCCTTTCTCACTATAGCCAAAGGATCTTGCGAGCCGCCAGTATTGTTGGAAATAAACTATTGTGGCACAGCGCCAGAGGATAAACCTGTGCTATTGTTGGGTAAAGGCATGACATTTAATAG TGGTGGCATTTGTTTGCGTTCCTCCAAAAATATGGATGAATATCGTGGAGCTATGGCTGGAGCAGCTGTCTGTGTAGCTGCCATTCGAGCAGCCGCAGCTCTTTCCTTACCCATTAATATTTCTGCCGTTATTcctttatgtgaaaatatgcCCTCTGGCATGGCCTGTAAACCGGGTGATGTTGTTACTCTACTCAATGGCAGAACATTGGCAATTAGA GATACCGACAAGGCTGGTGTTGTTTTAATGGCTGATCCTTTACTTTATGCTCAAACTACTTATAAGCCTCGTTTAGTTGTGGATATTGCTACTTTGGGTAAGGGTGTGGTAAAAGGTTTAGGTGGTGGTGCAACCGGCATATTTTCCAATTCTCATTATATTTGGAAACAATTCCAAAAGGCTGGCTCTCTAACGGGCGATCGTATGTGGCGTTTTCCATTGTGGTCTTATTACAAAAAACTTGTTACCA aCAATATAAGTTTCGATATCAGTAATAATGGCGTTGGTCCAGCTTCAAGTTGTTTAGGTGCTGCTATTTTACAT GAATTTGTACCCTGTGTTGATTGGGCTCATTTGGATATACGTGGTGTTGGCATGTTAACACGTTTCGGCACAATACCCTACTTATTAAAAGATCGTATGACTGGTCGACCCACCAGAactttaatacaatttctataTCAAATGGCTTGTCCTGATGCCCAGGCCAAGTAG